Proteins encoded in a region of the Mucilaginibacter sabulilitoris genome:
- a CDS encoding TCR/Tet family MFS transporter has product MSIIEKSKPQAALGFIFATLLIDVMGLAIIIPVIPKLIEHLIHGDVSEASSYSGWLTAVYASMQFVFSPLIGNLSDKFGRRPVLLCSLLGFGIDYTFLAFAPSIAWLFVGRTIAGVTGASFTTASAYIADISAPEKRAANFGLVGVAFGLGFIIGPVIGGILGKYNVQYPFLAAAGLAFLNAIYGYFILPESLPKEKRRDFDWKRANPIGSLVQMSKYKEVIGLAVSLFLVYFAVQSVQSVWTFYTIKKFAWSEDMIGYSLGLVGLLVAVVQGGLIRFILPKLGEQRSIWVGLLIYSLGLFLFAFADKGWQMFAYLVPYCLGGIAGPALQGYMSTSVPDNEQGELQGGLTSLMSLSSIFGPLLMTWSFYHFTRADAAFQFPGAPFVIGGILMLLSALLAVRSFKRS; this is encoded by the coding sequence ATGAGCATAATCGAAAAATCAAAACCACAGGCAGCATTAGGTTTTATCTTCGCTACTTTACTGATTGACGTAATGGGGCTGGCCATTATTATACCGGTTATTCCCAAACTTATTGAACACCTGATACATGGCGATGTAAGCGAGGCCTCCAGCTATTCGGGCTGGCTTACGGCGGTATATGCCAGTATGCAGTTCGTGTTTTCGCCATTGATAGGTAACCTGAGCGATAAATTTGGCAGGCGCCCGGTGTTACTATGTTCCTTATTAGGTTTTGGTATTGATTATACTTTTCTGGCCTTTGCCCCCTCAATAGCATGGCTGTTTGTTGGCCGTACTATAGCCGGGGTTACCGGGGCAAGTTTTACAACTGCATCGGCCTATATTGCAGATATCAGTGCGCCCGAAAAGCGGGCAGCCAACTTTGGGTTGGTTGGTGTGGCCTTTGGTCTGGGCTTTATCATAGGGCCTGTAATTGGAGGCATTTTGGGTAAGTACAATGTACAATACCCTTTTCTGGCCGCTGCTGGTCTTGCCTTCCTGAATGCCATATATGGCTATTTTATTTTGCCTGAGTCGTTACCCAAAGAAAAGCGCAGGGATTTTGACTGGAAACGGGCAAACCCTATAGGCTCGCTGGTACAAATGAGTAAATATAAAGAGGTTATAGGCTTGGCTGTATCCTTATTCCTGGTGTATTTTGCCGTACAATCGGTGCAAAGCGTGTGGACGTTTTATACTATCAAAAAATTTGCCTGGAGCGAAGATATGATAGGCTATTCACTGGGACTGGTAGGCTTACTGGTTGCGGTGGTACAAGGCGGCCTCATCAGGTTCATACTCCCCAAACTGGGCGAACAGCGCAGTATTTGGGTTGGCCTGCTTATTTATAGTTTAGGTTTGTTTTTATTTGCCTTTGCTGATAAAGGCTGGCAAATGTTCGCGTACCTGGTTCCTTATTGTCTGGGTGGCATTGCAGGTCCGGCTTTGCAGGGTTATATGAGCACCTCCGTGCCCGACAATGAACAAGGCGAACTGCAGGGCGGCCTGACCAGCTTAATGAGCCTGAGCTCCATTTTTGGCCCGCTGCTCATGACCTGGTCTTTTTACCATTTTACCCGGGCCGATGCCGCTTTTCAGTTTCCAGGCGCTCCATTTGTAATTGGCGGTATATTAATGCTGCTGAGCGCATTACTGGCGGTGAGGAGTTTTAAAAGGAGTTAA
- a CDS encoding sodium:solute symporter, with amino-acid sequence MSPGILLSFIIGYFLVLLIISWLTSKKSSDNDTFFVANRNSKWYLVAFGMIGTALSGVTFISVPGKVGAPSGDEFSYFQFVLGNAAGFIIIATVLLPLYYRLKLTSIYSYIEGALGTWSYKTAAGIFLISRVIGSAFRLYLVVIVLQKFIFDSYHVPFAVTVMICLLLIWSYTFKGGLKTIIITDSLQTFFLVLSVFLSIFFICQSLHMSIFEAADAIKNSSYSQIFFFNDFVSSKLHFSKAFLGGLFITVGMTGLDQDLMQKNLSLKNIKEAQKNMFSFTGVFVIINIFFLSVGALLWIYANKYGIHVDKTDYLYPTIALNYLGVVPAMVFMLGLTAATFATTDSALTALTTSFCVDFLNFNKKGDLNSKKMVGIRHTVHVAFSGLMFLTIVIFNAINNDAVVSAIFAVASYTYGPLLGLYSFGLFVSNRQVRDKLVPFICLISPAVCYFLSTESAKFLGGYVFSNELIIVNGLITFVGLWLTSTSKTKVATL; translated from the coding sequence ATGTCGCCCGGAATATTACTGTCTTTTATCATTGGTTACTTTTTAGTATTACTCATCATATCATGGCTCACCTCCAAAAAATCATCAGATAACGATACCTTTTTTGTAGCTAACCGTAACTCCAAATGGTACCTGGTAGCCTTCGGTATGATTGGTACGGCGCTGAGCGGCGTAACCTTTATTTCGGTACCGGGCAAGGTTGGCGCACCATCCGGCGACGAATTTTCTTACTTTCAGTTTGTACTGGGCAATGCGGCGGGTTTTATCATCATAGCTACAGTGCTATTGCCGCTTTATTACCGGCTCAAGCTTACCTCCATTTACAGCTATATTGAAGGTGCATTGGGCACCTGGAGCTACAAAACCGCGGCAGGGATCTTCCTCATCAGCCGGGTAATAGGCTCGGCGTTCAGGCTTTACCTGGTGGTTATTGTGTTGCAGAAATTTATATTCGACAGCTACCACGTACCCTTTGCGGTAACAGTGATGATCTGTTTGCTACTGATATGGTCGTACACATTTAAGGGTGGTTTAAAAACCATTATCATAACCGATAGCCTGCAGACCTTTTTTCTGGTATTATCGGTATTTCTGTCGATATTTTTTATTTGCCAGAGCCTGCACATGAGCATTTTTGAAGCCGCCGATGCCATCAAGAACAGCAGCTATTCACAGATATTTTTCTTTAACGATTTTGTAAGCAGCAAACTCCACTTTAGTAAAGCGTTTTTAGGCGGATTATTTATCACCGTAGGCATGACCGGCCTTGACCAGGACCTGATGCAAAAAAACCTGAGCCTGAAAAACATCAAGGAAGCTCAAAAAAACATGTTCAGTTTTACCGGGGTGTTTGTGATTATCAATATCTTCTTTTTAAGCGTAGGCGCCCTGCTTTGGATATATGCCAACAAATACGGCATCCATGTTGATAAAACCGATTACCTGTACCCTACCATTGCTCTTAATTACCTGGGTGTAGTACCGGCCATGGTATTTATGCTGGGCTTAACGGCCGCCACCTTTGCCACTACAGATTCGGCCCTTACTGCGCTTACTACGTCCTTTTGTGTCGACTTTTTAAACTTTAATAAAAAAGGCGACCTCAACAGCAAAAAAATGGTGGGCATCAGGCACACCGTACACGTAGCCTTTTCGGGCCTCATGTTCCTGACCATTGTAATATTCAATGCCATTAATAACGATGCGGTGGTGAGCGCCATATTCGCAGTAGCATCCTATACTTACGGACCATTGCTGGGCTTATACTCCTTCGGTTTGTTTGTAAGTAACAGGCAGGTACGGGACAAACTGGTGCCCTTTATTTGCCTGATATCGCCTGCGGTATGTTACTTCCTAAGTACCGAATCGGCAAAATTTTTGGGCGGATATGTTTTCAGCAACGAACTTATCATTGTTAACGGATTAATTACATTTGTGGGCCTTTGGCTAACGTCGACATCAAAAACAAAGGTGGCAACGTTATAG
- a CDS encoding LOG family protein: MTGEEKIRQAFENKNWQEIKVTDSWQIFKIMAEFVDGFEKLAKIGPCVSIFGSARTHNDNKYYQLAENTARLLTEHGYGVISGGGPGIMEAANKGAYEAGGKSVGLNIELPFEQFHNKYIDRDKIMEFDYFFIRKVMFMKYSQGFIILPGGFGTMDESFEAITLIQTGKIARFPIIFVGVEYWKGLFAWVEEKMLSEQHNINPDDLNLYRVVDTAEEAVEHITRFYNKYVLKPNF, translated from the coding sequence ATGACTGGCGAAGAAAAAATAAGACAAGCATTTGAAAATAAAAACTGGCAGGAAATTAAGGTTACCGACTCCTGGCAGATATTCAAGATAATGGCCGAATTTGTTGACGGGTTTGAAAAACTGGCTAAAATAGGTCCATGTGTATCCATATTCGGTTCGGCACGTACCCATAATGATAATAAATATTACCAACTGGCCGAAAATACCGCCCGCCTGCTTACCGAGCATGGTTACGGGGTAATATCGGGCGGCGGACCAGGTATTATGGAAGCTGCCAATAAAGGCGCTTATGAAGCCGGTGGTAAATCCGTTGGTTTAAACATTGAGCTGCCCTTTGAGCAATTCCATAATAAATATATCGACAGGGATAAGATCATGGAGTTTGATTATTTCTTTATCCGCAAGGTAATGTTCATGAAATACTCGCAGGGCTTTATCATCCTGCCCGGAGGCTTTGGTACTATGGACGAATCGTTTGAAGCTATCACCCTCATACAAACCGGTAAAATTGCCCGTTTCCCCATCATATTCGTAGGTGTGGAATACTGGAAAGGTTTGTTTGCCTGGGTAGAAGAAAAAATGCTTTCCGAACAGCACAACATTAACCCAGACGACCTGAACCTGTACCGCGTTGTTGACACCGCCGAGGAAGCCGTTGAACATATTACCCGCTTCTATAACAAATATGTATTAAAGCCGAACTTTTAA